From the Oleiharenicola lentus genome, one window contains:
- the tkt gene encoding transketolase, translating to MKLNPEILSQAANQARGLAIDAVHKCSSGHLGLPLGAAEIGAVLYGHALVHNPDEPRWLNRDRFVLSAGHGSMFLYSWLHLSGYDLSLDEVKNFRVLHSKTPGHPEFHETPGVECTTGPLGQGIGNAVGFALSGKMAEARFNTAEHAIFDHHVVCLAGDGCMQEGVAMEAIAFAGHQGLDNLILIYDANDVTLDAMADKTQSENVAVRFKSIGWDVQTLADGHDLAAISKAINKAKKTKTGKPQLIIAKTIIGKGIPEVQGTSKGHGEGGAKFSEGARKGLGLPAEHFYVSPEVREYFKAHKTRLKRAYGKWRKTYEAWRAANPEKAALLDSRNDKLNAADLLAKIPAFAADAKLATRAAGKDVLQPVAAALPLLISGSADLHGSTLNYIASDKDFDKANRAGRNLRYGIREHGMAAINNGVAYDGIFRTSCATFLVFADYSRPSMRLAALSKLPVIYIYTHDSIGVGEDGPTHQPVETVTGLRIIPNLDVIRPADPEETAGAFAAALERQDGPTLLSLTRQAVPMLNEIPAAERRNGVLKGAYIAVKETAPLTHILLSAGSELQWAVAAAKQLGGGVRVVSVPSFLRFDAQPKDYKESVLPSSCRKRVAIEAGVTGLWSKYVGLDGKVIGIDRFGLSAPGNIAMKELGITTEAVVAAAQAL from the coding sequence ATGAAACTGAACCCTGAGATTCTCTCCCAAGCTGCCAACCAGGCCCGCGGCCTCGCCATCGACGCCGTGCACAAGTGCTCCTCCGGCCACCTCGGCCTGCCGCTCGGCGCCGCCGAGATCGGCGCCGTCCTCTACGGCCACGCGCTGGTCCACAACCCCGACGAACCCCGCTGGCTCAACCGCGACCGCTTCGTGCTCTCCGCCGGCCACGGCTCCATGTTCCTCTACAGCTGGCTCCACCTGAGCGGCTACGACCTCTCCCTCGACGAGGTGAAGAACTTCCGCGTCCTCCACAGCAAGACCCCCGGCCACCCGGAGTTCCACGAGACGCCCGGTGTCGAGTGCACCACCGGCCCGCTCGGTCAGGGTATCGGCAACGCCGTCGGTTTCGCCCTCTCCGGCAAGATGGCCGAGGCGCGCTTCAACACCGCCGAGCACGCCATCTTCGACCACCATGTGGTCTGCCTCGCCGGTGACGGCTGCATGCAGGAAGGCGTCGCGATGGAAGCCATCGCCTTCGCGGGCCACCAGGGCCTCGACAACCTGATCCTCATCTACGACGCCAACGACGTTACCCTCGACGCCATGGCCGACAAGACCCAGAGCGAGAACGTCGCCGTGCGCTTCAAGTCCATCGGTTGGGACGTGCAGACGCTCGCCGACGGCCACGATCTCGCCGCCATTTCCAAGGCGATCAACAAGGCCAAGAAGACCAAGACCGGCAAGCCGCAGCTCATCATCGCCAAGACCATCATCGGCAAGGGCATTCCCGAGGTGCAGGGCACCTCGAAGGGCCACGGCGAGGGCGGCGCGAAGTTCTCCGAGGGCGCCCGCAAGGGCCTCGGTCTCCCCGCCGAGCACTTCTATGTCAGCCCCGAGGTGCGCGAGTATTTCAAGGCGCACAAGACCCGCCTGAAGCGTGCCTATGGCAAGTGGCGCAAGACCTACGAGGCCTGGCGCGCCGCGAACCCGGAAAAGGCCGCGCTGCTCGACTCGCGCAACGACAAGCTCAACGCCGCCGACCTGCTGGCCAAGATCCCGGCCTTTGCCGCCGATGCCAAGCTCGCCACCCGTGCCGCGGGCAAGGACGTGCTCCAGCCCGTCGCCGCCGCGCTGCCGCTGCTCATCTCCGGTTCCGCCGACCTTCACGGCTCGACGCTCAACTACATCGCCTCCGACAAGGATTTCGACAAGGCCAACCGCGCCGGCCGCAACCTGCGCTACGGCATCCGCGAGCACGGCATGGCCGCCATCAACAACGGCGTGGCCTACGACGGCATCTTCCGCACCTCGTGCGCGACGTTCCTCGTGTTCGCCGACTACTCGCGTCCCTCGATGCGTCTTGCCGCGCTCTCGAAGCTGCCGGTCATCTACATCTACACGCACGACTCGATCGGTGTTGGTGAGGACGGCCCCACGCACCAGCCGGTCGAGACCGTCACCGGCCTGCGCATCATCCCGAACCTCGATGTCATCCGCCCGGCCGACCCCGAGGAAACCGCCGGCGCCTTCGCCGCTGCCCTCGAGCGGCAGGATGGACCGACGCTCCTCTCGCTCACCCGCCAGGCCGTGCCGATGCTCAATGAGATTCCGGCCGCCGAGCGCCGCAACGGTGTGCTCAAGGGCGCCTACATCGCCGTGAAAGAAACCGCACCGCTCACCCACATCCTGCTCTCCGCCGGTTCCGAGCTCCAGTGGGCCGTGGCTGCCGCCAAGCAGTTGGGTGGGGGAGTTCGCGTGGTCTCCGTGCCGTCCTTCCTGCGCTTTGATGCCCAGCCCAAGGACTACAAGGAGTCGGTCCTCCCGTCCTCGTGCCGCAAGCGCGTGGCCATCGAGGCGGGCGTCACCGGCCTTTGGAGTAAATATGTCGGCCTCGATGGCAAGGTCATCGGCATCGATCGTTTCGGCCTCAGTGCCCCGGGTAACATCGCCATGAAGGAACTCGGCATCACGACCGAGGCCGTGGTCGCCGCCGCCCAGGCGCTTTGA
- a CDS encoding MarR family winged helix-turn-helix transcriptional regulator — MPHLLLKDLPRYECLLEAAREFPDLDPSAAEAFLHLLRTGDEVFAMTERNLTDHSISHGRFGVLMLLWRSTQPRAAKLMGAEDCTCGGPRTPAELAEAAGVTRATMTGLIDTLERDGFVKREPDPDDRRMMSVRLTPKGDRFLNDFLPGHFKVIAEVLSPLSENERKSLVRILTKVQAHIAVLRVENAAQPAVS, encoded by the coding sequence ATGCCGCATCTGCTTCTCAAAGATCTGCCACGCTACGAGTGCCTTCTCGAGGCCGCCCGGGAGTTTCCGGATCTCGATCCTTCCGCAGCGGAGGCCTTCCTCCACTTGCTCCGCACCGGCGACGAGGTGTTTGCGATGACTGAGCGCAACCTCACGGATCATAGCATTTCCCACGGGCGTTTTGGGGTGCTGATGCTGCTCTGGCGCAGCACCCAGCCGCGGGCGGCCAAGCTGATGGGGGCCGAGGACTGCACCTGCGGCGGTCCGCGCACGCCGGCCGAGCTGGCCGAGGCCGCCGGCGTCACCCGCGCGACCATGACCGGGCTGATCGACACGCTCGAGCGCGACGGTTTCGTCAAGCGAGAGCCCGATCCCGACGACCGCCGCATGATGTCGGTGCGGCTGACCCCGAAGGGTGACCGCTTCCTCAATGATTTCCTGCCGGGCCACTTCAAGGTCATCGCCGAGGTGTTGTCCCCGCTGAGTGAAAACGAGCGCAAATCCCTCGTGCGCATCCTCACCAAGGTGCAGGCCCACATCGCCGTTCTGCGCGTCGAAAACGCCGCCCAACCAGCCGTCTCCTGA
- a CDS encoding efflux RND transporter periplasmic adaptor subunit, translating to MFKKFLIAIAGFIVVVLTLGAVKAAQIQKMMSVSHVPPPSAVTTAEAQAVQWHSYLNAIGTLAPVQGVTLAADADGTITRIVADSGTAVKAGDLLVEIDTSVETAQLAASRARAELSRINFERAKELWDRNATSKSDFDLADATLKQSLAEVAAIEAQIGKKQVRAPFDGRVGIRLINVGQYVARGRALLPLQKLDPIYVNFSVPQRQLPDLARGQEVGIRVDAFADRTFKGTITAINSEVDAATRNISVQATLANPDEVLRAGMFARVEVQKSAAETQVVVPATSIAYASYGNSVFIVEKMKGEDGKEYLGVRQQFVKLGATRGDLVALTEGVKPGEQVVTSGVFKLRNGAPVQVNNVVQPTSSATPQPANT from the coding sequence ATGTTTAAGAAATTCCTCATCGCCATTGCCGGTTTCATCGTCGTCGTGCTCACGCTCGGCGCGGTGAAGGCGGCCCAGATCCAGAAGATGATGTCCGTCTCCCATGTGCCGCCGCCGAGTGCCGTGACCACGGCCGAGGCCCAGGCGGTGCAGTGGCACTCCTACCTCAACGCGATCGGCACGTTGGCTCCTGTCCAGGGCGTGACCCTGGCGGCGGACGCCGACGGCACGATCACCCGCATCGTGGCCGACAGCGGCACCGCCGTGAAGGCCGGTGACCTCCTGGTCGAGATCGACACCAGCGTCGAGACCGCCCAGCTCGCCGCTTCCCGCGCGCGCGCCGAGCTCTCCCGCATCAATTTCGAGCGCGCCAAGGAACTCTGGGACCGCAACGCCACCTCCAAGTCCGACTTCGATCTGGCTGACGCCACGCTCAAGCAGTCCCTCGCCGAGGTCGCCGCCATCGAGGCCCAGATCGGCAAGAAACAGGTGCGCGCGCCCTTTGACGGCCGTGTCGGCATCCGCCTGATCAATGTCGGCCAGTATGTGGCCCGCGGCCGCGCCTTGCTGCCCCTGCAGAAGCTCGATCCCATCTACGTCAACTTCAGCGTCCCGCAGCGCCAGCTGCCGGACCTCGCCCGGGGCCAGGAGGTTGGCATCCGCGTGGATGCCTTTGCCGACCGGACCTTCAAGGGCACCATCACCGCCATCAACTCGGAGGTTGATGCCGCCACGCGCAACATTTCTGTCCAGGCCACGCTCGCGAATCCCGACGAGGTCCTGCGCGCCGGCATGTTTGCCCGCGTCGAGGTGCAGAAGAGTGCGGCCGAGACCCAGGTCGTCGTGCCCGCCACCTCCATCGCCTATGCCTCTTACGGCAACTCCGTGTTTATCGTCGAGAAGATGAAGGGCGAGGACGGCAAGGAATACCTCGGCGTCCGCCAGCAGTTCGTGAAGCTCGGCGCCACTCGCGGCGACCTCGTCGCCCTCACCGAGGGCGTAAAACCCGGCGAACAGGTCGTGACCTCCGGCGTTTTCAAGCTCCGCAACGGCGCGCCGGTGCAGGTCAACAACGTCGTGCAGCCCACCAGCAGCGCGACCCCGCAGCCCGCCAACACCTAA
- a CDS encoding efflux RND transporter permease subunit, with the protein MLSKSFTDLFIRKPVIALVVNIVILVVGVVSYFQLNTRQYPRSDSAVVNVTTVYFGASADTVRGYITTQLERAIASADGINYIESTSSAGLSAIRVYLRLNYDTNAALAQISAKIDQVRNELPPESESPTISVETADNEFASMYLSFYSEELDQNQITDYLNRMVQPRLAAVKGVQKAELLGGRVFAMRIWLKPDELAAHGLSPSEVRQALSANNALAAVGATKGSMLSVSLVANTDLKNVEQFRQMVVAERNGTIIRLEDVADVVLGAESYDEEVRFGGQTATFMGIWVLPSESTVEVIQRVRDTFPEVQASLPAGLNGTIAYDASKYIEDALSEIVKTLTETLLIVTVVIFLFMGSLRSVFIPIVAMPLSLVGAMALMLIFGFTINLLTLLAIVLAVGIVVDDAIVVVENVERHIREGLTPVDAAIQGARELVGPVISMTITLAAVYAPIAFQGGLTGALFREFAMTLAGAVAVSGFVALTLSPMMSAYMLKGGDAEEKGLTGTINHFFDRVRNRYERMIGASLGWVPVTLTAAFLFSLLLVPFFMLAQKELAPKEDQGVVFSLMIPSPTATIDQNVIYAKEVQKMFEAVPEYEQSFQITGARFGFSGILLKPWSERTRSSLEIEQALQAPAAAIPGINVVINSPDPLPSGGSMPIDFVVRSTADHKEMEEIAQKLVLFANGEANAGGGAPTFYFADTDLRFDLPQVEIEIDKDKVAAMGLNLTDVARDLGSMLGGGYVNRFVNDGRSYRVIPQVERGQRLNAEQLLDYHIRGPQGQLIPLSTIATLKETVQPRTLNRFQQLNSIKIQGVGPSLDTALKKLEAKAKEILPAGYSIDYGGQSRQLRYEGAALWSAGALALVLIFLVLAAQFNSFRDPLIILFGSVPLALVGAMLPIFLWQTSLNIYSQIGLITLVGLIAKNGILIVEFANSLQEQGIAKREAIRRAAATRLRPVLMTSAATVFGHIMLIFVNGPGAAARNSIGWVLVVGMAVGTLFTLYVVPAFYMLIAKDHAGAQVPAAPPAPVPAEPVLAK; encoded by the coding sequence ATGTTATCCAAGAGTTTCACCGACCTCTTCATCCGGAAGCCGGTCATCGCGCTGGTCGTCAACATCGTCATCCTGGTCGTTGGCGTCGTCTCGTATTTTCAGCTCAACACCCGGCAGTATCCGCGCAGTGACAGCGCGGTGGTCAATGTCACCACGGTCTATTTCGGCGCCAGCGCCGACACCGTGCGCGGCTACATCACCACCCAGTTGGAGCGCGCCATCGCCAGTGCCGACGGCATCAACTACATCGAGTCCACCAGCAGCGCCGGGCTCAGTGCTATCCGCGTTTACCTGCGGCTGAACTACGACACCAACGCGGCGCTTGCGCAGATCAGCGCCAAGATCGACCAGGTGCGCAACGAGCTCCCGCCCGAGTCCGAGTCGCCCACCATCAGTGTCGAGACCGCCGACAACGAATTCGCCTCCATGTATCTGAGTTTCTACTCGGAGGAATTGGACCAGAACCAGATCACCGACTACCTGAACCGCATGGTCCAGCCGCGCCTCGCCGCGGTGAAGGGCGTGCAGAAGGCCGAGCTGCTCGGCGGTCGCGTGTTCGCGATGCGCATCTGGCTCAAGCCTGACGAACTGGCGGCCCACGGTCTCAGCCCCTCCGAGGTTCGGCAGGCGCTTTCCGCCAACAACGCCCTCGCCGCCGTCGGCGCCACCAAGGGCTCGATGCTGAGCGTCAGCCTCGTGGCCAACACCGATCTCAAGAACGTCGAGCAGTTCCGCCAAATGGTCGTGGCCGAACGCAACGGCACCATCATCCGCCTCGAGGATGTGGCCGATGTGGTGCTCGGCGCCGAGAGCTACGACGAGGAGGTCCGCTTCGGCGGCCAGACCGCCACCTTCATGGGCATCTGGGTGCTGCCCAGTGAAAGCACCGTCGAGGTCATCCAGCGCGTGCGGGACACCTTCCCCGAGGTTCAGGCCAGCCTGCCCGCCGGCCTGAACGGCACCATCGCCTATGACGCCAGCAAATACATCGAGGACGCGCTCAGCGAGATCGTGAAAACCCTCACGGAAACCCTGCTCATCGTCACCGTGGTGATTTTCCTCTTCATGGGTTCGCTGCGCTCGGTGTTCATCCCGATCGTGGCCATGCCGTTGTCACTGGTCGGTGCGATGGCGCTGATGTTGATCTTCGGGTTCACCATCAACCTCCTGACCCTTTTGGCGATCGTGCTCGCGGTCGGTATCGTGGTGGACGACGCCATCGTGGTCGTGGAAAACGTGGAGCGCCACATCCGCGAGGGTCTCACCCCGGTCGATGCCGCCATCCAGGGCGCGCGCGAACTGGTCGGACCGGTCATCTCGATGACCATCACGCTGGCCGCCGTTTATGCCCCCATCGCCTTCCAGGGCGGCCTGACTGGCGCGCTCTTCCGTGAGTTCGCCATGACGCTCGCCGGCGCCGTCGCCGTCTCGGGCTTTGTCGCCCTCACGCTCTCGCCCATGATGAGCGCCTATATGCTCAAGGGCGGCGACGCCGAGGAAAAGGGCCTGACCGGCACCATCAACCACTTCTTCGACCGCGTCCGCAACCGTTACGAGAGAATGATCGGTGCCAGCCTTGGTTGGGTTCCGGTCACCCTCACGGCTGCCTTCCTGTTCTCGTTGCTGCTCGTGCCGTTCTTCATGCTGGCCCAGAAGGAACTGGCTCCCAAGGAGGACCAAGGCGTGGTTTTCAGCCTCATGATCCCGTCGCCCACGGCGACCATCGACCAGAACGTCATCTACGCGAAGGAAGTGCAAAAGATGTTCGAGGCCGTGCCGGAATATGAGCAGTCGTTCCAGATCACCGGCGCCCGCTTCGGCTTCTCCGGCATTCTGCTGAAGCCCTGGTCCGAGCGCACGCGCAGTTCGCTGGAGATTGAGCAGGCGCTGCAGGCTCCCGCCGCCGCCATCCCCGGCATCAACGTCGTGATCAACTCGCCCGATCCGTTGCCCTCGGGCGGCTCGATGCCCATCGATTTCGTCGTGCGCTCCACCGCCGACCACAAGGAGATGGAGGAGATTGCGCAGAAACTCGTGCTCTTCGCCAACGGCGAGGCCAACGCCGGCGGCGGCGCCCCGACCTTCTACTTCGCCGACACCGATCTCCGCTTCGACCTGCCGCAGGTCGAGATCGAGATCGACAAGGACAAGGTTGCCGCAATGGGCCTGAACCTCACCGACGTGGCCCGTGATCTCGGCTCCATGCTGGGCGGCGGCTATGTGAACCGGTTTGTCAACGACGGCCGCAGCTATCGCGTCATCCCGCAGGTCGAGCGCGGCCAGCGCCTCAACGCCGAGCAGTTGCTCGACTACCACATCCGCGGCCCGCAGGGCCAGTTGATCCCGCTCTCCACCATCGCGACGCTCAAGGAGACGGTGCAGCCCCGCACGCTGAACCGCTTCCAGCAGCTGAACTCGATCAAGATCCAGGGGGTGGGCCCGAGCTTGGACACCGCGCTCAAGAAACTTGAGGCCAAGGCCAAGGAAATCCTGCCCGCCGGCTACTCGATCGACTACGGCGGCCAGTCACGCCAGCTTCGCTATGAGGGTGCAGCCCTCTGGTCGGCCGGCGCGCTCGCCCTGGTACTGATCTTCCTGGTGCTCGCGGCGCAGTTTAACAGCTTCCGTGACCCGCTCATCATTCTGTTCGGCTCGGTACCGCTGGCCCTGGTCGGTGCGATGTTGCCGATCTTCCTCTGGCAGACGTCGCTCAACATCTATTCGCAGATCGGTCTGATCACCCTCGTTGGCCTCATCGCCAAGAACGGCATCCTGATCGTGGAGTTTGCCAACAGCCTCCAGGAACAGGGCATCGCCAAGCGCGAGGCCATCCGCCGCGCCGCCGCCACCCGCCTGCGGCCGGTGCTCATGACCTCCGCGGCCACGGTGTTCGGTCACATCATGCTGATCTTCGTCAATGGTCCCGGTGCCGCCGCCCGCAACAGCATCGGCTGGGTCCTGGTCGTCGGCATGGCCGTCGGCACGCTCTTCACCCTCTACGTGGTGCCGGCCTTCTACATGCTCATCGCCAAGGATCACGCCGGCGCTCAAGTGCCCGCCGCCCCGCCGGCGCCGGTTCCCGCCGAGCCGGTCCTTGCCAAATAA
- a CDS encoding TolC family protein, producing the protein MRPSKLLLVVASLLVSLPAVAQLNDGKPDPDFTVPERLDLNYALAYALDNNFAIRQAKERIRQQEGIVLDVRSNQLPGVTASAGVQRNSDDVSSNGRNEAWSVDITARQVIYAGGSVTASIKGQQLALDAAVLSLRAVINDALLGVRTQFYTVLLNRERIKVQEQNIELLQRQLQDVKNRYEAGTVSNFEVLRAEVALANAQPALIIARNDYRIAIEELRQAMGYVAASDNNVTKVPDFLGTLDFNPSSFELRSALVTAREQRPDLKRLAKLTDASEQNVTASRAGRLPNVSAFGSYDWRQAPLASNRSSLDGWTVGVQSSWDIFDGRSTAGRVAQARSILEQNRLALAEAQLGVEVEVRRAISSLQESTELAEASKKVVEQAEEAVRLANARYSAGTATQLDVLTSQVDLTTARLNQLQAYYRYNIAVASVRNAMGLSDESLPAGELKYP; encoded by the coding sequence ATGCGCCCGTCCAAACTCCTCCTCGTGGTGGCGAGCCTGCTCGTCTCCCTCCCGGCCGTCGCCCAGCTCAATGACGGCAAACCCGACCCGGACTTCACCGTCCCGGAGCGCCTCGACCTGAACTACGCGCTGGCCTATGCGCTGGATAACAACTTCGCCATCCGCCAGGCCAAGGAGCGCATCCGCCAGCAGGAAGGGATCGTGCTCGACGTCCGCTCCAACCAGCTGCCCGGCGTCACGGCGAGTGCGGGCGTGCAGCGTAATTCCGACGATGTCTCCTCCAACGGTCGCAACGAGGCCTGGTCCGTGGACATCACCGCCCGCCAGGTCATCTACGCCGGCGGCAGCGTCACCGCGAGCATCAAGGGCCAGCAGCTGGCGCTCGATGCCGCCGTGCTTTCGCTCCGGGCCGTCATCAACGACGCCCTGCTCGGAGTGCGCACGCAGTTCTACACGGTGCTGCTCAATCGCGAGCGCATCAAGGTGCAGGAACAAAACATCGAGCTCCTTCAACGCCAGCTCCAGGACGTGAAGAACCGCTACGAGGCAGGCACGGTCTCCAACTTCGAGGTCCTCCGCGCCGAGGTCGCCCTGGCCAACGCCCAGCCCGCCCTGATCATCGCGCGCAACGACTACCGTATCGCCATCGAGGAGCTGCGCCAAGCCATGGGTTATGTGGCGGCCAGCGACAACAACGTGACCAAGGTACCGGACTTCCTCGGCACGTTGGACTTCAATCCGAGCAGCTTTGAGCTGCGGTCGGCTCTCGTCACCGCCCGCGAGCAGCGCCCTGACCTGAAGCGCCTTGCCAAGCTGACCGACGCTTCCGAGCAGAATGTCACCGCCAGCCGCGCCGGCCGCCTGCCGAACGTCTCGGCCTTCGGGTCCTACGACTGGCGCCAGGCGCCGCTCGCGAGCAACCGCTCGTCTCTCGACGGCTGGACCGTTGGCGTGCAGTCGAGCTGGGATATCTTTGACGGTCGGTCCACCGCCGGCCGGGTGGCTCAGGCCCGGTCGATCTTGGAACAAAACCGCCTGGCCCTGGCGGAGGCCCAGCTGGGCGTCGAGGTCGAGGTCCGCCGGGCCATCTCGTCGCTTCAGGAATCAACCGAGCTGGCCGAGGCCTCCAAGAAGGTGGTCGAACAGGCCGAGGAAGCCGTTCGTTTGGCCAATGCCCGCTACTCCGCCGGCACTGCCACCCAGCTCGATGTGCTGACCTCGCAGGTCGATCTCACGACCGCCCGGCTCAACCAGCTCCAAGCCTACTATCGTTACAACATCGCCGTCGCGTCCGTCCGCAACGCCATGGGCTTGTCCGACGAGTCTCTTCCCGCCGGCGAGCTCAAGTATCCCTGA